In a single window of the Marinobacter szutsaonensis genome:
- the rplL gene encoding 50S ribosomal protein L7/L12: MALSKDDILNAIAEMSVMEVVELVEAMEEKFGVSAEAAVAAAPAAAGGEAGAAEEKTEFDVVLTGAGEKKVNVIKAVRELTGLGLKEAKEMVDSAPSVVKEAAGKDDAEEAKKKLEEAGASVELK, translated from the coding sequence ATGGCTCTGTCTAAAGACGATATTTTGAATGCAATTGCTGAAATGAGCGTAATGGAAGTTGTTGAGCTCGTTGAAGCTATGGAAGAGAAGTTCGGCGTTTCTGCTGAAGCTGCTGTTGCTGCCGCTCCGGCTGCTGCTGGTGGCGAGGCAGGTGCTGCCGAAGAGAAGACCGAATTTGACGTTGTTCTGACCGGCGCCGGTGAGAAGAAAGTAAACGTCATCAAGGCTGTTCGTGAACTGACCGGCCTGGGTCTGAAAGAAGCTAAGGAAATGGTCGACAGCGCTCCTTCCGTTGTTAAGGAAGCGGCTGGCAAAGACGACGCTGAAGAAGCCAAGAAGAAGCTTGAGGAAGCAGGCGCTTCTGTTGAGCTCAAGTAA
- the rplJ gene encoding 50S ribosomal protein L10, with product MAIRLEDKKAIVAEVNETAGTALSVVMADYRGVTSGDMTALRAKARAENVRLKVVRNNLAKIAIRGTEFECIDEALVGPTILAFSMEDPGAAARLLKDFAKEKEAFEIKGLAVGGELMGADQIDRLAKLPTLHEALTKLAIVTQAPVTKLARSLNDIPGRITRVVAAVRDQKREAA from the coding sequence GTGGCAATTAGACTCGAAGACAAGAAAGCGATCGTCGCTGAAGTCAACGAGACTGCTGGTACTGCTCTGTCTGTGGTCATGGCTGACTATCGCGGTGTCACCTCCGGTGACATGACCGCGCTTCGTGCCAAGGCTCGTGCCGAGAATGTGCGTCTGAAGGTTGTTCGTAACAACCTGGCCAAGATCGCCATTCGTGGTACCGAGTTCGAGTGCATTGACGAAGCTCTGGTTGGCCCGACCATTCTGGCCTTCTCAATGGAAGATCCGGGCGCGGCAGCGCGTCTGTTGAAGGATTTTGCCAAAGAGAAAGAGGCGTTCGAAATCAAGGGTCTGGCTGTCGGCGGTGAGCTGATGGGCGCGGATCAGATTGATCGCCTTGCCAAGCTGCCGACGCTGCACGAAGCGTTGACCAAGCTGGCCATTGTTACACAGGCACCAGTTACCAAGCTCGCACGCAGCCTGAACGATATTCCGGGACGGATCACGCGTGTTGTAGCTGCAGTCCGCGACCAGAAGCGCGAAGCTGCTTGA
- the rplA gene encoding 50S ribosomal protein L1 gives MAKLSKRQKLIREKVDSTRAYSVDEAVALLAELGQNVKFKESVDVAVNLGVDARKSDQVVRSSTVLPHGTGKSVRVAVFTQGANAEKATAAGADIVGMEDLAEEVKKGNMDFDVVIATPDAMRVVGQLGQILGPRGLMPNPKVGTVTPDVETAVKNAKAGQVRYRTDKNGIIHAPLGNVEFSAQNIKENLEALVADLKKAKPASSKGVYLKKITISSTMGPGLTIDQGGLAI, from the coding sequence ATGGCAAAGCTGAGCAAGCGTCAGAAGCTGATTCGTGAAAAAGTCGACTCCACCCGCGCCTACTCTGTTGACGAGGCTGTCGCGCTGCTGGCCGAGCTGGGCCAGAACGTGAAGTTCAAGGAGTCTGTCGACGTAGCCGTTAACCTGGGCGTTGACGCACGTAAATCTGACCAGGTTGTCCGCAGCAGCACTGTTCTGCCCCACGGCACTGGCAAGAGCGTTCGCGTTGCCGTGTTCACCCAGGGTGCGAATGCCGAGAAGGCCACTGCTGCAGGTGCCGACATTGTCGGTATGGAAGACCTGGCTGAAGAAGTCAAGAAAGGCAACATGGATTTCGACGTGGTTATCGCCACTCCGGATGCCATGCGTGTTGTTGGTCAGCTGGGCCAGATCCTTGGTCCCCGCGGCCTGATGCCGAACCCGAAGGTTGGTACCGTGACTCCGGATGTTGAAACCGCGGTCAAGAACGCCAAGGCCGGTCAGGTTCGTTACCGTACCGACAAGAACGGCATCATTCATGCCCCGCTGGGCAATGTTGAATTCTCTGCCCAGAACATCAAGGAAAACCTTGAAGCTCTGGTCGCAGACCTGAAAAAGGCCAAGCCCGCGTCGTCGAAGGGTGTGTATCTGAAAAAGATCACCATTTCGTCCACCATGGGTCCTGGCCTGACTATCGATCAGGGCGGTCTCGCTATTTGA
- the rplK gene encoding 50S ribosomal protein L11, translating into MAKKIEAYIKLQVAAGQANPSPPVGPALGQRGVNIMEFCKAFNAQTQGMEPGLPIPTVITVYSDRSFTFITKTPPAPVLLKKAAGIKSGSGRPNTDKVGTVTREQLEEIAKTKEPDLTAADMDAAVRTIAGTARSMGLNVEGL; encoded by the coding sequence ATGGCAAAGAAGATCGAAGCCTACATCAAGCTTCAGGTTGCTGCCGGCCAGGCCAACCCGAGTCCCCCCGTTGGTCCTGCACTGGGTCAGCGTGGTGTAAACATCATGGAATTCTGCAAGGCGTTCAATGCCCAGACTCAGGGTATGGAGCCGGGTCTGCCGATTCCGACTGTTATTACTGTTTACAGTGACCGCAGCTTTACCTTCATTACCAAGACTCCGCCTGCTCCGGTTCTGCTGAAAAAAGCAGCTGGCATCAAGAGCGGTTCCGGTCGTCCGAACACCGACAAGGTCGGCACCGTGACCCGTGAGCAGCTCGAGGAAATTGCCAAGACCAAGGAGCCGGATCTGACTGCAGCCGATATGGATGCAGCGGTACGTACCATTGCCGGAACAGCCCGCAGTATGGGCCTGAACGTGGAGGGCCTCTAA